The segment ACGCAGCAGAATTATTCTTTTCTGTCCCTATTTTTCTGAGAAATTAGATAGGCGGTAGGATGGTAGGTAGCTAGGTAGGTAgctaggtaggtaggtagatagatagatagtcaGACAGATTCTCTATTAAGAACAAAGTCTAATGTTCAAATACCTCTACCACACTTTCCTTCAAGAGTTTACCAACTCTgatcaaatattttcttgaatcCATGATGAAAATGTGAACAAGAATAGTTAACCCAGTTTACAAGGGAAAAATTAGCTACTAATATATAAATCCCTACTTACTTTTCCAAgatgatttaaatataaatttgggTCCTGATATCTCTATACAAACTCATTTGATATTTGCTGGTTCTTTCACAGCTCACAGACACATGCAAATCTCCAACACCTTCAACAACTCCAGCACCATCACTGGCTTCatcctcctgggcttcccttgcccCAGGGAGGGGCAGATTCTCCTCTTTGTGCTCTTCTCTGCTGTCTACCTCCTGACCCTCATGGGCAACGGTTCTATCATCTGTGCTGTGCACTGGGATCAGagactccacacccccatgtacatCCTGCTCGCCAACTTCTCCTTCCTGGAGATCTGGTATGTCACCTCCACTGTCCCCAACATGTTAGCCAACTTCCTCTCTGACAACAAGCTCATCTCCTTCTCTGGGTGCTTTCTCCAGTTCTACTTTTTCTTCTCCCTGGGTTCTACAGAATGCTTTTTCTTGGCTATTATGGCATTTGATCGATACCTTGCCATCTGCTGGCCTCTACACTACCCCACTCTCATGACTGGACATCTCTGTGCCAATCTCGTGATCAGCTGCTGGGTATTTGGTTTCCTCTGGTTCTTGATTCCCATTATCATCATCTCCCAAATGTCTTTCTGTGGATCTGGGACCATTGACCACTTCCTGTGTGACCCAGGTCCTCTTCTAGCTCTCACTTGCAAAAAAGCTCCTGTGATAGAGCTTGTCTTCTCCACTTTAAGTCCTGTGCCCCtcatcattccttttctcttcatCATGGGGTCTTATGCTCTGGTCCTGAGAGCTGTATTGAAAGTCCCTTCAGCAGCTGGGCGAAAAAAGGCTTTCTCCACCTGTGGGTCTCATCTGGCTGTGGTTTCACTGTTTTATGGCTCAGTCCTTGTAATGTATGGGAGTCCAACATCTGAGCATGAAGGTGGAATGCAGAAGATTGTGACTCTGTTTTATTCTGTTGTGACGCCACTTCTTAACCCTGTAATATATAGTCTTAGAAACAAAGATATGAAAAAGGCTCTGCAGAAATTTCTTAGACTATAAAAAGTGTTAATCAAAAGAGTTCTTGAGCAATTAGAGACCTAAATTGTGTTTAGGTCTCAAAAAACCTCATTTTcaggtttaaagaaaaatgtgggGATATTTTTCAGATAATCATTCATCCTAATATTGACTAAAATCTCAGTCACCTGTAAACACGTATCTGTTGCTTATTTATTCTCTTGGTTCTTGCTCATTTGTCTtgcttcttttgtgtgtgtgtgtgtgtgtgtgtgtcctgtttCTCATTTTTTACCAAATGCTgaacattacattttaaaattttttaaataatgtagtAAAGAAAGTTTTCTTTTACCAGAAGATAGAGTAAAGCAGATCACTTTGATCTCATTTAAGGAGTATTTATTTTAAGGTGTAATAAAAACAGTCTAAACCAGCTTTGCTCTTATTTCTCGGATGTGATCCTTGGTCAGTAACATGAGCATTCTGAGATTTCAGTCGCACACCTGAGCTGTTTTCAGGACACCTCCACCTTAGAGAGCCCTGACTTTCTATTCCTAGATTCTGAAACCCATGACTCCTAAGCCCTCTGCTCAGCTCTTTAAACTCCCAGTTTCTTCTTTCCGCTAGACTTCTTGAAATCTCATCTTGCACATGAATGACTGAGAAATCAAAAAATGCCTAGAAAGGAAACTACCTCACATTTTGACCCTCACTTCTCCGTGGTCCTCCTGTCTCCAGTATTTTTCCTCAAACACCAGTTTCTCTGGCAGCCACAAACACCAAATCCCTTATACCCTTAGTTCAATGAAACTACTGCTTTCTGCTGAGACTTTATTCTTCCTTCTCACTGTTCTTTCTCAGATACTTCCATGTCCCCATActccccaacccagtgattgTCATCCTAGGGGAGAAACACTCAAGGTAAATGTGGAGCTCCTCTTCTTATTCCTCCCTTCCCTGGAATTTTAGCCCCTGAAGTCATGTCTGTGGACTTCTCTCTAGTGCCTTCAAAGGCTTGTTTTATGTAATTTCTCCAGATTTTGTAGTTACTTTCAGTAGAAGGGTAAGTTTAATCCAAGCTGATTAGCCATGACTATAACCAAAAGTTGTTTTCTATTATCTCTAAGTTCCATACTTTCTCACTTCTCCCCTCACTTTCGGAAGATGATCTTGTAGCATAATCATGCAAAAACCCACAAATCAGAGACAAGTGAATACAGGGACTGGTATAAACATGCAAAGGCCTGATTTTCTTTTCACTGCAAGCACCTCCAGATTCTTGAGTGTTCTACCCTGCAAACAAGGTGGGCAAGGAGAAGGGTTGATttcaataaaataaggaaaaccagTAACCCAGAGACAAATTTAGGCCTAATTCTTTTAAGAGAGAGGTGCTCAGGAATTGttcaggtcaggtcagttcagttcagccgctcagtcgagtccaacactttgtgaccccatggactgcagcacaccaggcctccctgtccatcaccaactctcagaacttagtcaaactcatgtccattgagtcattgatgtgatccaaccatctcatcctctgtcgtctccttctcctcctgccttcaacctttcccagtatcagggtctttacaaatgagtcagttctttgcatctggtgacaaaggattggagtttcatcttcagcatcagtccttctaatgaatattcaggactgattacctttaggatggactggttggatctctttgcagtccaagggactctcaagagtcttctccaacaccacagttcaaaagcatcaattcttcggcattcagctttttttatagaccaacactcacatccatacatgaccactggaaaaaccatacctttgactagacagatctttgttggcaaggtaatgtctctgctttttaatatgctgtctaggttggtcataactttccttccaaggagcaagcgtcttttaatttcatggctgcagtcaccatctgcagtgattttggagcccaaaaaaataaagtctgacactgtttccactgtttccccatctatttcccatgaagtggtgggaccagatgccatgatcttcattttctgaatgttaagttttaagccaattttttcactctcttctttcactttcatcaagagactctttagttcttcttcgctttttgccataagggtggtgtcatctgcatatatgaggttattgatttatttcctggtgatcttgatttcagcttgtgcttcatccagcccagcatttctcatgatgtactctgcatagaagttaaataagcagggtgacaatatacagccttgacgtacttctttcctgatttagaaccactctgttgttccatgtccagttctaactgttgcttcctgacctgcatacagatttctcaggaggcaggtcagatggtctgatattcccatctctttaagaatcttccacagtttgttgtgatccacacagtcaaaggctttggcatagtcaataaagcagaagtagatgtttttctggaactctcttgctttttcgatgattcagcggatgttggcaacttgatctctggttcctctgccttttctaaatccagcttgaacatctggaagttcatggttcatgtactgttgaagcctggcttggagaattttgagcattactctgctagcgtgtgagatgagtgcaactatgTAGTGGTtagagaattctttggcattgcctttctttgggattggaatgaaaactgaccttttccagtcctgtggccactaatgagttttccaaatttgctggcatattgagttcagcactttcacagcatcatcctttaggagttgaaatatctcaactggaatcccatcacctccactagctttgttcatagtaatgcttcctaaggcccacttgacttcacattccaggatgtctggctctaggtcagtgatcacactatcgtgactatcttggtcatgaagatcttttttgtatagttcttctgtgtattcttaccacctcttcttaatatcttctgcttctgttagatccataccatatctgtcctttattgtgaccatctttgcatgaaatgttcccttggatctctaattttcttgaagagatctctagtctttcccattctgttgttttcctctatttctttgcattgatcactgaagaaggcttttgtatctctccttgctattctttgaaactctacattcaaatgagtatatccttccttttctcctctgcctttcacttctcttcttttcacagctctttctaaggcctcctcagacagccattttgcctttttgcatttctttttcttagggatggtcttgatcactgcttcctgtacattgtcatgaacctccatccatagctcatcaggcactctgtctataagatctaatcccttgaatctattagtcacttccactgtataatcataagggatttgatttaggtcatacctgaatggtctagtggttttccctaccttcttcaatttcagtctgaatttggcaataaggagttcatgatctgagccacagtcagctctcagtcttatttttgctgactgtatagagcttctccattattgggtgcaaagaatataatcaatctgattttggtattgaccatcacATCGGTAttgaccatgtgtagagtcttctcttatgttgttggaaaagggtgtttgctatgaccagtgcgttctcctggAAAGACtttattaacctttgccctgcttcactctgtactccaaggccaaatttgcctgttactccaggtattccttgatcctacttttgctttccagtcccctataatgaaaaggaattaTAGATCAGTAAAATTGTTTACTCAGGATTTTTATTAGTAACTTGGACTAGCTCTCCTTGAAGTACCTCCTAGATCCTGAAAGAAAAGTTATCctattattgtatatatttatcaatTCAGCTACCTGATtctgcagatgaagaaaatgagaactgGGTTTCAGGAGTGATTTTCTAAGGATAATATTTTaatggtgaaaaaataaaaatgtcctaTCCACCATGctgttcatctgccttttcttttcagtaaacaatcttatatttttaactttagaaCTTCTCAATTATTTCCCCTTCAATAATCTCAATGATTTGCCACTTATATATTGTTTCcttaatatatataaagctcTATAAACAGTAAGAGAACAGAACAACATCATAATCggaaaataagcaaaaagatACAAACAAGTAACAtatagaaaagatttttaaacatatagaaaTATCACTAATTCATtcataaaaagataaagagagaatatCATTAGACAGTATCTCATGTTTAACCTGGGGAGTGACAAAGATCAGGTAGTTTGATAACACACTATATGGTTGAGACTGTGAAATGGGTTCTCTCACACTTAGTTGGTGGGAGTATAAGTTTTACACTGTATTTAGGACagtcaaaattttaaagtcttattcCCTGGAACCCAGCAATGCAGCTTCTAAGGTGCTTAGCCTATGGCTTTTTTCACACATATAGgaaattatgaaagtataaaaatgttcattgtaTCATTGTTGCAATAGCAAAATGTGGAGGAAAATGTCAGTTCCCATTAATGGAAAGCTAATTAAATAAGCTATAGTTTagtcatacagtggaatactatatcttcaatttcataaaatatgaagTAGCTCTATAAGTAATGTTACATAATTACTTCAAGATACATTGTTGagtaaaaaaaaagtgagctgagggagggagattcaagagggaggagacatatatacacctatgattaattcatgctgatgtatgccaaatcaaaccaatattgtaaaacaaccatcaatcaattaaaaataaataaatatttttttaaagtgagcttCAGGGTGTAAATACCTGTAATATAAATGTATAGACCatcttctgaaggagatccagACTGGTTACAGGGCTTTCTTCAATAAGGAGAATTTGGTGTCtgaggaagaagacagaaaaagagatttattttgaatgttttaaattcttttccacttgactgcattatttacttttttttttactttctccattttattttatttttttttaattttattttatttttaaactttacataattgtattagttttgccaaatatcaaaatgaatccgccacaggtatacatgtgttccccatcctgaacgctcctccctcctccctccccataccatccctctgggtcatcccagtgcactagccccaagcatccagtatcgtgcatcgaacctggactggcaactcgtttcatacatgatattttacatgtttcaatgccattctcccaaatcttcccaccctctccctctcccacagagtccataagactgttctatttgaatcagttctaatgaggtggatgaaactggagcctattatacagagtgaagtaagccagaaagaaaaacaccaatactgtatactaacgcatatatatggaatttagaaagatggtaacaataaccctgtgtacgagacagcaaaagagacactgatgtatagaacagtcttatgatttactttttaaataaaaaataatacagttgtCTTTAAAcaaaggatatatatttttagcaACAGAGACATCAGTGATTAGTGGCTGGGGCAGCTTACATGTCTGAAGCAAGATCCAGGAGTGACACCCCATTATGTGGGCAGGATATGATGGCAGTCTTCACTCTCTAGAGGAAtattctttgctgttgttcagtcgatcagtcatgtccagctctttgtgaccccatgtactgcagcatgcaggcttctctgtccttcaccacctcgtggagtttgttcaaactgatgtccattgagtcagcgatgccatccaaccatctcatcttctgtcatccccttctccccctgccttcaatctttcccagcatcagggtcttttccaatgagtccgcactttgcatcaggtagccaaagtattggagcttcaacttcagcatcagtccttccaatgaatatttaggattgatttcctttaggattgactggtttgatctccttgcagtccaaaggactctcaagagtcttctccaacaccacagcttgaaagcatcagttcataggtgttcagccttctttatggtccaattttcacatccatacataactactggaaaaaccatagccttgactatacagacctttgtcggcacagtaatgtctctggtttttaatatgttgtctaggtttgttatcgcttttcttccaaggagcaagtgtcttttaatttcatggcttcagtcaccatccacattgatttcagagctcaagaaaataaagtctcccactgtttccattgtttccccatct is part of the Bubalus bubalis isolate 160015118507 breed Murrah chromosome 11, NDDB_SH_1, whole genome shotgun sequence genome and harbors:
- the LOC102407811 gene encoding olfactory receptor 11G2-like, with product MQISNTFNNSSTITGFILLGFPCPREGQILLFVLFSAVYLLTLMGNGSIICAVHWDQRLHTPMYILLANFSFLEIWYVTSTVPNMLANFLSDNKLISFSGCFLQFYFFFSLGSTECFFLAIMAFDRYLAICWPLHYPTLMTGHLCANLVISCWVFGFLWFLIPIIIISQMSFCGSGTIDHFLCDPGPLLALTCKKAPVIELVFSTLSPVPLIIPFLFIMGSYALVLRAVLKVPSAAGRKKAFSTCGSHLAVVSLFYGSVLVMYGSPTSEHEGGMQKIVTLFYSVVTPLLNPVIYSLRNKDMKKALQKFLRL